A section of the Clostridium sp. TW13 genome encodes:
- the metA gene encoding homoserine O-acetyltransferase MetA translates to MPIKIPDNLPAAKVLQNENIFVMTEDRANSQQIRPLKIVILNLMPKKTVTETQLIRLLSNTPLQVDITLVNMKSHKSKNISEEYLAKFYTYFDDIKHEKFDGLIVTGAPVETMEFDEVDYIDELRGIMEWSVHNVYSTLHICWGAQVGLNYHYNVKKYELKEKMFGVFKHTVNDDKCPLLRGMDDEFYAPHSRHTGVKAEDIKKISKLKIVSESEKAGPYIVMTEDGRQIFVTGHPEYDSNTLGDEYFRDLSKGLEIKKPYHYFKDDDPEKKPMVTWKSAANILFYNWLNYYVYQETPFEIENIK, encoded by the coding sequence TTGCCTATAAAAATACCAGATAACTTGCCAGCAGCTAAGGTTTTGCAGAATGAAAACATCTTTGTTATGACTGAGGATAGAGCAAATAGCCAACAAATAAGACCATTAAAAATTGTTATATTAAATTTGATGCCAAAGAAAACGGTGACAGAAACTCAATTAATTCGATTGTTATCCAATACACCACTACAAGTAGATATAACCTTAGTTAATATGAAAAGTCATAAATCTAAAAATATTTCTGAAGAATATCTAGCTAAGTTTTATACGTATTTTGATGATATAAAACATGAAAAGTTTGATGGACTTATAGTTACAGGAGCACCTGTTGAGACTATGGAATTTGATGAAGTTGATTATATAGATGAGTTAAGGGGTATAATGGAGTGGAGTGTGCATAATGTATATTCTACGCTTCATATATGCTGGGGAGCACAAGTAGGTTTGAATTATCATTATAATGTAAAAAAATATGAGTTAAAAGAAAAAATGTTTGGGGTGTTCAAGCATACAGTGAATGATGATAAGTGCCCATTACTTAGAGGAATGGATGATGAATTTTATGCGCCTCATTCTAGACATACAGGCGTTAAAGCTGAAGATATAAAAAAGATATCAAAGCTTAAGATTGTTAGTGAATCTGAGAAAGCAGGTCCATACATTGTAATGACTGAGGATGGAAGACAAATCTTTGTTACAGGACACCCAGAATATGACTCTAATACCTTAGGAGATGAATACTTTAGGGATCTTAGCAAGGGACTAGAAATAAAAAAGCCATATCATTACTTTAAAGATGATGATCCAGAAAAAAAACCTATGGTTACATGGAAAAGTGCAGCTAATATTTTATTTTATAATTGGCTTAACTATTATGTATATCAAGAGACTCCTTTTGAAATTGAAAATATTAAGTAG
- a CDS encoding isocitrate dehydrogenase (NAD(+)): MSKVTLIPGDGIGPEVTAAMQKVLEVAGADIEWEVVEAGEAQIEKYGTPLPEHVIEAIKKNKIAIKGPITTPVGKGFKSVNVTLRQNLDLYVNLRPIKSFEGLKLRYEGVDLVIVRENTEDLYAGIEHKIGNYGAESIKLITKPACERIVDFAFDYAKKNNRSKVTAVHKANIMKLSDGLFLDTAREVAENYNDVNFDDLIVDAAAMNLVLNPEKYDVMVMPNLYGDILSDLCSGLVGGLGLIPGANIGKDYAVFEAVHGSAPQIAGQNKANPTAVIQSAVMMLRHLEQNEVADKIEKALERVFTEGKTLTVDLGGEATTTEFTEAVCKAL; encoded by the coding sequence ATGAGTAAAGTAACATTAATACCTGGAGATGGAATAGGCCCAGAAGTAACTGCTGCAATGCAAAAAGTATTAGAAGTAGCAGGAGCAGATATAGAATGGGAAGTTGTTGAGGCAGGAGAAGCACAAATTGAGAAGTATGGCACTCCACTGCCAGAGCATGTAATAGAAGCTATAAAGAAAAATAAGATTGCTATAAAAGGACCTATTACTACACCTGTAGGAAAAGGCTTTAAGAGCGTAAATGTAACCTTAAGACAAAACTTAGATTTATATGTAAACTTAAGACCTATAAAGAGTTTTGAAGGACTTAAGTTAAGATATGAAGGTGTTGACTTGGTAATAGTTAGAGAAAACACTGAGGATTTATATGCAGGCATAGAACATAAGATTGGTAACTATGGCGCTGAAAGCATAAAGCTTATAACAAAACCTGCTTGTGAAAGAATAGTAGATTTTGCTTTTGACTATGCAAAGAAGAATAACAGAAGCAAGGTTACAGCTGTACACAAGGCAAACATCATGAAGCTATCTGATGGATTGTTCTTAGATACAGCAAGAGAAGTGGCAGAAAACTATAATGACGTAAATTTTGATGATTTAATTGTAGATGCAGCAGCAATGAATCTAGTTTTAAATCCAGAAAAATACGATGTTATGGTAATGCCAAATCTTTATGGAGATATACTATCTGATTTATGTTCAGGTCTTGTAGGAGGACTTGGACTTATACCTGGAGCTAATATAGGCAAAGATTATGCTGTGTTTGAAGCAGTACACGGAAGTGCTCCTCAAATTGCAGGACAGAATAAGGCTAACCCTACAGCTGTGATTCAAAGTGCAGTTATGATGCTTAGACATTTAGAACAAAATGAAGTAGCAGATAAAATTGAAAAAGCATTAGAAAGAGTTTTCACAGAAGGAAAAACTTTAACAGTGGATCTAGGTGGGGAAGCTACAACTACAGAATTTACAGAAGCAGTTTGTAAAGCACTTTAG
- a CDS encoding aconitate hydratase, producing MKKNIVYKILEAHLVEGELKAGEPIAIKIDQTLTQDSTGTMAYLQLESLNIDKVRTKRSVAFVDHNMLQQGFENADDHKFIQTVAAKHGVLFSKPGNGICHQVFLERFSCPGDTLTGSDSHTPTAGGVGMLAMGAGGLDVAVAMAGGAYYINTPKVCKINLVGKLSPMVAAKDIILEVLRKLTVKGGVGRVFEYAGEGVKTLSVPERGTITNMGAELGATTSIFPSDERTLEFFKAQGREDEWMELKPDADAIYDEEITIELDKLAPLAAKPHSPDNVEEIASIGKIKIDQAAIGSCTNSSYEDLMKVAKILKGKKVHPDVSLVIAPGSRQVMEMLARNGALADIISSGARILENSCGPCIGMGQAPGTDGISLRTFNRNFYGRSGTLSAQVYLVSPETAAVSAINGVLTDPREFKEDITVELPEKFLIDDSMILKPQVDGEEVEVVRGPNIKPFPINKELTDSIDGKTLIKVEDNITTDHIMPSNSKLLPFRSNIPYLSKFCFNTVDEEFPDNAEKYNGGFIVAGSNYGQGSSREHAALAPLYLGVKGVIAKSFARIHKANLINNGIVPMVFENEESYNSIDKFDELVIDNVLQGLETGILEVKNVTKNTSFKVKVEVTEREIKILKAGGRLNFAKNS from the coding sequence ATGAAAAAGAACATTGTTTATAAAATATTAGAAGCACATCTAGTAGAAGGCGAACTTAAAGCAGGAGAACCAATAGCTATTAAAATAGATCAAACATTAACACAAGATTCAACAGGTACCATGGCGTATCTTCAATTAGAATCCTTAAATATTGATAAGGTTAGAACAAAGAGAAGTGTAGCCTTTGTTGATCATAATATGTTGCAACAAGGGTTTGAGAATGCTGATGATCATAAGTTTATTCAAACAGTTGCAGCTAAGCACGGTGTGTTATTTTCAAAACCAGGTAATGGAATCTGCCATCAAGTGTTTCTTGAGAGATTTTCATGCCCAGGAGATACATTAACAGGATCAGACAGTCACACACCAACAGCTGGTGGTGTTGGAATGCTTGCAATGGGTGCAGGTGGACTTGACGTAGCTGTTGCAATGGCTGGGGGAGCTTATTATATAAATACTCCAAAGGTTTGTAAAATAAATTTAGTAGGTAAATTAAGTCCAATGGTAGCTGCTAAGGATATAATATTAGAAGTTTTAAGAAAGCTTACAGTTAAGGGCGGAGTAGGAAGAGTATTTGAATATGCTGGGGAAGGCGTAAAAACTCTTTCAGTTCCTGAAAGAGGAACTATAACTAATATGGGAGCGGAGCTTGGAGCTACAACTTCAATTTTTCCATCAGATGAAAGAACTTTAGAATTTTTCAAGGCTCAAGGTAGAGAAGATGAATGGATGGAATTAAAGCCAGATGCTGATGCTATATATGATGAAGAAATCACTATAGAGTTAGATAAGCTTGCACCACTTGCTGCTAAGCCACATTCACCAGATAATGTAGAAGAGATAGCAAGTATAGGAAAGATAAAAATCGACCAAGCAGCTATAGGAAGTTGTACAAATTCTTCTTATGAAGACTTAATGAAGGTTGCAAAGATATTAAAAGGTAAGAAGGTTCATCCAGATGTGAGCTTAGTAATTGCACCAGGTTCAAGACAAGTTATGGAGATGTTAGCTAGAAATGGAGCTTTAGCAGACATTATTTCTTCAGGAGCAAGAATCCTTGAAAATTCTTGTGGACCATGTATTGGAATGGGTCAGGCACCAGGAACAGATGGAATATCACTAAGGACATTCAACAGAAACTTCTATGGACGTTCAGGAACACTTTCAGCTCAGGTTTACTTGGTAAGCCCAGAAACTGCGGCAGTAAGTGCTATAAATGGAGTTTTAACAGATCCTAGAGAATTCAAGGAAGATATCACTGTGGAATTACCAGAAAAATTCTTAATTGATGACAGTATGATTTTAAAACCACAGGTAGATGGTGAAGAAGTTGAAGTTGTTAGAGGTCCTAACATAAAACCATTCCCAATAAATAAGGAATTAACAGATTCAATAGATGGAAAGACTTTAATTAAGGTTGAGGATAATATTACAACTGATCATATTATGCCATCAAATTCTAAGTTACTACCATTTAGATCTAATATTCCATACCTTTCAAAGTTCTGCTTTAATACTGTGGATGAAGAGTTCCCAGATAATGCAGAAAAATACAATGGTGGCTTCATAGTAGCAGGAAGTAACTATGGTCAAGGTTCTTCAAGAGAACATGCAGCTTTAGCACCATTATATCTTGGAGTTAAAGGAGTAATAGCAAAATCTTTTGCAAGAATACACAAGGCTAACCTTATAAATAATGGAATAGTGCCAATGGTATTTGAAAATGAAGAAAGCTATAATAGTATAGATAAGTTTGATGAGTTAGTTATAGATAATGTTTTACAGGGGCTAGAAACTGGAATTTTAGAAGTTAAGAATGTAACTAAAAACACTAGCTTTAAAGTTAAAGTAGAAGTAACAGAAAGAGAAATCAAAATATTAAAAGCTGGTGGAAGATTAAACTTTGCAAAAAACAGCTAG
- the nifV gene encoding homocitrate synthase, translating to MAFYNESTGKKIYVVDTTLRDGEQTAGVVFANEEKIIIAEMLSELGVDQLEVGIPTMGGDEKQAIKDIVNRKLKASVMAWNRAVISDIEQSIDCGVDCVAISTSVSDIHIQNKLNKSREWVLENMAKSVEFAKKNGLYVSVNGEDASRADLDFLVEFINVAKQAGANRFRFCDTVGVMGPFDIREKIEYLYSKTNFDIEMHTHNDFGMATANAIAGVLGGANHVGVTVNGLGERAGNAALEEVLMAFKHVYGCDIEVNTKMFREVSEYVSRASGRILPIWKAIVGDNMFAHESGIHADGALKNPKNYECFSPDEVGLQRQIVIGKHSGKAAIVNKFNEYNIELTHDEAAYVLEQVRALSVRLKRSLFDKEIVQIYKRIHH from the coding sequence ATGGCATTTTATAATGAGAGCACAGGAAAAAAGATATACGTTGTTGACACAACCCTAAGAGATGGAGAACAGACAGCAGGGGTTGTTTTCGCCAATGAAGAGAAGATCATTATAGCAGAAATGCTTAGTGAACTGGGGGTAGACCAGCTAGAAGTTGGAATTCCAACTATGGGTGGAGATGAAAAACAAGCTATAAAGGACATTGTAAATAGAAAATTAAAAGCAAGCGTTATGGCTTGGAATAGAGCAGTTATTTCAGATATAGAACAATCTATAGATTGTGGGGTAGATTGTGTTGCTATATCAACTTCTGTTTCAGATATTCATATACAAAATAAATTAAATAAATCTAGAGAATGGGTTTTGGAGAACATGGCAAAATCCGTTGAATTTGCTAAGAAAAATGGATTATATGTTTCTGTTAATGGAGAAGATGCTTCAAGAGCAGACTTAGATTTCCTAGTAGAATTTATAAATGTAGCTAAACAAGCTGGAGCTAACAGATTTAGATTCTGTGATACAGTTGGTGTAATGGGACCATTTGATATAAGGGAAAAAATAGAGTATTTATACAGTAAAACTAATTTTGATATAGAAATGCATACACATAATGATTTTGGGATGGCAACAGCAAATGCTATTGCAGGAGTTTTAGGTGGAGCAAATCATGTGGGAGTTACAGTAAATGGGCTTGGAGAACGTGCTGGAAATGCTGCATTAGAAGAAGTGTTAATGGCGTTTAAGCATGTTTATGGTTGCGACATTGAAGTTAATACAAAGATGTTCAGAGAAGTATCAGAATATGTATCAAGAGCCTCAGGAAGAATATTGCCTATATGGAAGGCTATAGTTGGAGATAACATGTTTGCACATGAATCAGGTATTCATGCAGATGGAGCACTAAAGAATCCAAAGAACTATGAATGTTTCTCACCGGATGAAGTAGGCTTACAAAGACAAATTGTAATCGGAAAGCATTCAGGAAAAGCAGCTATAGTAAATAAGTTTAATGAGTACAATATAGAGCTTACACATGATGAAGCTGCTTATGTATTAGAGCAGGTTAGAGCATTATCAGTAAGACTTAAGAGAAGTTTATTTGATAAGGAAATTGTTCAGATATACAAAAGAATTCATCACTAG
- a CDS encoding ABC transporter substrate-binding protein, translated as MKKFLGIVFGFLLLMVVITAAEVKSRPDVEAQSLEDKVILYTTYSEDVSKYIKDEFKNKTKIDLEVKTFKDEAALKAQLDSEKDNPVADAVLGGSDMFFSSLVKAGELQAYTPSWNSDVNEDSKDKSGYWYAVNQSPLVMFYNNEILMQQDVPTTLVMLGDPKYKGKIQLPNTNSTEFKYILNSYIYDYFKNNKLDDGIKVLAAVKANINGYKDSEDAIIKSIGAKEASIGFASLSKVNMAVKKGSKLTVAHLDDKFPTTINCVGICNKSKNINSAKLFEEFIAGPKMQLQLAQKFQLIPVNSKSLDLGEDWMKSIKNSTYNIDKAVFEANINTWVTDWNNAVIQPADNKANPSNPTNGANGTNNPVVNGANTNSTNNNAAATNANTKVTNTTPAVNQPNKANPSNATNSNPNTNKNTGSTNTNPTSNTNNNSSSGSGTNTQKHN; from the coding sequence TTGAAGAAATTTTTAGGAATAGTTTTCGGTTTTTTATTATTAATGGTAGTAATAACAGCAGCAGAAGTGAAATCAAGACCAGATGTAGAAGCACAATCTTTAGAGGATAAGGTGATTTTATATACAACTTATAGTGAAGATGTTTCTAAATATATTAAAGATGAATTTAAAAATAAAACTAAGATTGATTTGGAAGTGAAAACTTTCAAGGATGAAGCGGCTCTAAAAGCACAATTAGATAGTGAAAAAGATAATCCAGTGGCAGATGCAGTTCTTGGAGGAAGTGACATGTTCTTTTCATCATTAGTTAAGGCTGGAGAGTTGCAGGCATATACTCCTTCATGGAATAGTGATGTAAATGAAGATAGTAAAGATAAAAGTGGATATTGGTATGCAGTTAATCAATCTCCTTTAGTAATGTTTTATAATAATGAAATTCTAATGCAACAAGATGTGCCAACAACTTTAGTTATGCTTGGAGATCCAAAGTATAAAGGTAAGATACAGTTACCTAACACAAATAGTACAGAGTTTAAGTATATATTAAATTCTTACATATATGATTATTTTAAAAATAATAAGTTAGATGATGGTATTAAAGTTTTGGCAGCAGTGAAGGCCAACATAAATGGTTATAAAGATTCAGAAGATGCAATTATTAAATCAATAGGAGCTAAAGAAGCTTCCATAGGCTTTGCTTCCTTGAGCAAGGTTAATATGGCTGTAAAGAAAGGCAGTAAGTTAACAGTAGCTCATTTAGATGATAAATTTCCTACAACAATTAATTGTGTGGGGATATGTAACAAATCTAAAAATATAAATTCAGCTAAATTATTTGAAGAGTTCATTGCAGGACCTAAGATGCAATTACAATTAGCACAAAAGTTCCAATTGATTCCTGTAAATAGTAAGAGTTTAGATTTAGGTGAGGATTGGATGAAATCTATAAAGAACAGTACCTACAATATAGATAAAGCTGTATTTGAAGCTAATATTAATACTTGGGTGACTGATTGGAATAATGCAGTTATTCAACCTGCAGACAATAAAGCAAATCCAAGTAATCCAACTAATGGAGCTAATGGAACTAATAATCCTGTTGTTAATGGAGCCAATACTAATAGTACAAATAATAATGCAGCGGCAACAAATGCTAATACAAAGGTTACTAACACAACTCCAGCAGTAAATCAACCTAATAAAGCCAATCCATCTAATGCAACGAATAGTAATCCAAACACAAATAAGAATACAGGAAGTACCAATACTAATCCTACTAGTAACACCAATAATAATAGCAGTAGTGGTAGTGGTACAAATACTCAAAAACATAATTAG
- a CDS encoding NCS2 family permease, producing the protein MNKIFNLSQNNTSFKKELVAGLTAFFSIVYIIAVNASILKDAGIPLEAGIIATVLSSIIGCFLVAFISNAPLIVVPGMGINALFTYTVVGSLGLNYKEALGAVFISGILFIIIAFSKLSEIISNAIPASIKEAVTVGIGLFIAFIGLQKSALIVSNAHNFVTLGNLTDPVVYVTIINLVIALFLYLKKVPGNFLISIIIGTLISMAFGIVDFNNLQFTSISFSSYKDVFLSFSFAKFSTLPFWTAVFSLVLVLVFENIGILHSQVNGMLNSPEKNAPSLKAISISTILCGLLGTSPTVSTVETAAGITAGGRTGLTSVITGLLFLLSLFFIPFIKFIPNSAISPILIIIGCFMISNVVNIDFNDFTEGFPAFLIIIMIPLTYSIVDGLAFGFISYPIVKLFAKDSRKIPIPMFIISFLFLINFILPHM; encoded by the coding sequence ATGAATAAAATTTTTAACCTCTCACAAAATAATACAAGCTTTAAGAAAGAGTTGGTTGCAGGTCTTACTGCTTTCTTTTCTATAGTTTATATTATTGCAGTGAATGCCAGTATCTTAAAAGATGCAGGAATTCCTTTAGAAGCTGGTATTATAGCTACGGTGCTATCGTCAATTATAGGTTGCTTTTTGGTAGCATTTATAAGTAATGCTCCATTAATAGTAGTGCCAGGAATGGGTATAAATGCCCTATTCACTTATACAGTTGTAGGCTCCTTAGGTTTGAATTACAAGGAAGCATTAGGTGCTGTTTTCATCTCAGGTATATTATTTATTATAATAGCCTTTTCAAAGTTATCAGAAATAATTTCAAATGCTATTCCGGCTTCAATTAAGGAAGCGGTTACAGTAGGTATTGGATTATTTATTGCTTTTATCGGACTTCAAAAAAGTGCATTGATAGTAAGCAATGCTCACAATTTTGTGACACTTGGTAATTTAACAGACCCTGTTGTTTATGTAACAATAATAAACCTTGTAATAGCTTTATTTCTATATTTAAAGAAAGTTCCTGGTAATTTTCTTATAAGTATAATAATAGGCACATTAATTTCAATGGCTTTTGGAATTGTGGACTTTAATAATTTACAATTTACATCTATATCTTTTTCAAGTTATAAAGATGTATTCTTAAGTTTTAGCTTTGCTAAATTTTCCACATTGCCATTTTGGACAGCAGTTTTTTCATTAGTCCTAGTTTTAGTTTTTGAAAACATAGGCATATTACATTCCCAAGTTAATGGAATGTTAAACTCCCCAGAAAAAAATGCTCCATCCTTAAAGGCGATTTCGATATCAACAATATTATGTGGCTTGTTAGGAACCAGTCCAACAGTTTCAACGGTGGAAACTGCTGCTGGTATAACAGCTGGTGGTAGAACAGGTTTGACATCTGTTATTACAGGATTACTGTTTCTGCTATCTCTGTTCTTTATTCCTTTTATAAAGTTTATCCCTAACAGTGCGATCTCCCCGATTTTAATCATAATAGGCTGTTTTATGATATCGAATGTGGTTAATATAGATTTTAATGATTTTACTGAGGGCTTCCCCGCCTTCCTAATAATCATTATGATTCCCTTAACTTATAGCATAGTAGATGGACTTGCTTTTGGATTTATTTCTTATCCAATAGTAAAATTGTTTGCTAAAGATAGTAGAAAAATTCCCATCCCTATGTTTATTATTTCATTTTTATTTTTAATAAATTTTATTTTACCTCATATGTAA
- a CDS encoding homoserine dehydrogenase has translation MKKVEIALLGLGNVGKGVWNILKENKDEIRKRSGYDIEIAKILVRDKNKNRGIEIPEELITTDYNEIINDESIKIVVEVMGGIDPARDYILQAMNNKKHVVTANKMLLATYGDELGEAADNKGVMLYYEASVAGGIPIIQTINESLTANKIEQVYGILNGTTNYILSNMDNVGMDFSDALKEAQEKGYAEADPTSDIESFDAAYKLAIIASLAFGTKVKIDDVYREGITKITATDIKYAKEFGYVIKLLGIVKEIEGKLELRVHPTFVSRKHPLANVNDAFNAIFIKGNAVGELMLYGRGAGELPTGSAVVADIISIVRKGTDIEDYTTVKNNLWHKEIKSFDEVECKYYLRILVKDKPGVLGEITTALGRHDVSLRSVIQRGEEAEDVKLILITHKTREENIQSALKEINQLETVSSVENLIRIENL, from the coding sequence ATGAAAAAAGTGGAGATAGCCTTGCTGGGGCTTGGAAATGTTGGCAAAGGTGTTTGGAATATCTTAAAAGAAAATAAAGACGAAATAAGAAAGCGCTCAGGATATGACATAGAAATTGCTAAGATTTTAGTAAGAGACAAGAATAAAAATAGAGGAATAGAAATTCCTGAAGAATTAATTACTACAGATTATAATGAGATCATTAATGATGAATCAATAAAAATAGTAGTGGAAGTTATGGGTGGAATTGATCCTGCAAGAGATTATATACTTCAAGCTATGAATAATAAAAAGCATGTAGTAACTGCAAACAAGATGTTACTAGCAACTTATGGAGATGAACTTGGGGAAGCAGCTGATAACAAAGGAGTTATGCTATATTATGAGGCTTCTGTAGCAGGTGGAATTCCTATAATACAGACAATTAATGAAAGTCTTACAGCAAATAAGATTGAACAGGTATACGGAATATTAAATGGAACAACTAATTATATATTAAGTAATATGGACAATGTGGGAATGGATTTCTCAGATGCTTTAAAGGAAGCACAAGAAAAGGGATATGCAGAAGCAGATCCAACTTCAGATATTGAAAGTTTTGATGCAGCATATAAGCTTGCTATAATAGCATCTTTAGCATTTGGAACTAAGGTTAAAATAGATGATGTTTACAGAGAAGGTATAACTAAGATTACAGCAACAGATATAAAATACGCAAAAGAATTTGGATATGTAATAAAGCTTTTAGGAATAGTAAAAGAAATAGAAGGTAAGTTAGAGTTAAGAGTTCACCCTACCTTTGTATCTAGAAAGCATCCGCTAGCAAATGTTAATGATGCTTTCAATGCTATCTTTATAAAAGGAAATGCAGTAGGTGAATTAATGCTTTATGGAAGAGGAGCTGGAGAATTACCTACAGGTAGCGCAGTGGTTGCAGATATAATATCTATTGTAAGAAAAGGTACAGATATTGAAGATTATACAACTGTTAAAAATAACTTATGGCATAAGGAAATAAAGTCATTTGATGAAGTTGAATGCAAGTATTACCTAAGGATATTAGTTAAAGATAAGCCTGGTGTACTAGGAGAAATTACTACAGCTTTAGGTAGGCATGATGTATCTCTTCGTTCAGTTATTCAAAGAGGTGAAGAAGCTGAGGATGTTAAGTTAATACTTATAACACATAAAACCAGAGAAGAGAATATTCAAAGTGCGTTAAAAGAGATAAATCAATTAGAAACAGTTTCATCTGTAGAGAATTTAATAAGAATAGAGAACTTATAG
- a CDS encoding ABC transporter ATP-binding protein, with translation MSQITLRNVTKKYYTVDEETIAIKNVNLDIEAGEMIAIMGPSGSGKTTLLNIIGCLDNHCLEGSKLLNTKQGSYMLNGREVRSLSKDELAAIRNKTIGFVFQQFALIEGYTIMENLEIPLIYSNLHDKKHKRSIKEIRTIILEILDKLNIKNHANKYPSQLSGGQQQRVAIARALITNPDILIADEPTGALDQKTGEEVIRMLKQVNEEGKTVIIVTHDEKIAAHCKRRIDILDGEVVSDRCYALNSSSET, from the coding sequence ATGAGTCAGATTACGCTTAGAAATGTAACAAAAAAATATTATACAGTAGATGAGGAAACCATAGCGATTAAGAATGTCAATTTAGATATAGAAGCAGGAGAAATGATAGCAATTATGGGACCATCAGGTTCAGGAAAGACTACACTTTTAAATATAATAGGATGTCTTGACAATCATTGTTTGGAAGGCAGTAAGCTTTTAAATACTAAGCAAGGAAGTTATATGTTAAATGGTAGGGAAGTAAGATCCTTAAGCAAGGATGAATTGGCTGCCATAAGAAACAAGACTATAGGTTTTGTGTTTCAACAATTTGCTTTGATTGAAGGATACACCATAATGGAAAACTTAGAGATACCTCTAATTTACTCAAACCTTCATGATAAGAAACATAAACGATCAATAAAAGAGATAAGAACTATAATTCTAGAGATTTTGGACAAACTTAATATAAAAAATCATGCGAATAAGTATCCAAGCCAGCTTTCTGGTGGACAGCAGCAAAGAGTAGCGATAGCTAGAGCTCTTATAACCAATCCTGATATACTAATTGCAGATGAGCCAACTGGTGCTTTGGATCAAAAAACAGGGGAAGAAGTTATCAGAATGCTAAAACAGGTAAATGAAGAAGGAAAAACTGTGATTATAGTAACTCATGATGAGAAGATAGCAGCCCATTGTAAAAGAAGAATTGATATCTTGGATGGTGAAGTTGTCAGTGATAGATGCTATGCACTTAATTCATCAAGTGAAACTTGA
- a CDS encoding ABC transporter permease — translation MYLYEIVRNIKRNKARNVCVTAIITIGLVIIMLTLAKYRYRINKMEVYKNTVENNVYSPIVRGKLKISAGVVGGTTKNITIAESPNKIIELIKNDSRVKAIASMNCYTFDEQSTTIKCPINTFNLIEHNKEISSIFNFRLEKGVSFSEYHSKCSNAEVKPMLISKALEKMNPIGSIVEIKAGIYRNGASCKYKIIGVLDPQYPTIEEIKNYEMVDPYREYTVIVDDNDSSMSGVIFIKLNDTTTDLEFKKSIDMKLDKDEEVSLNNLKSGLDYMLLSVGFVSKYIFYGVIILALTSLGVLAIFLTEVVKRKKEFGVRFTLGATNKHIEKLILGEMLVLFVTGGVLSLIFMFLISKISSGLLFDFYVLKIDLLILFVLMIGLSLPILYKILRINPLEVISGRR, via the coding sequence ATGTATTTATACGAGATTGTGAGAAATATAAAGAGAAATAAAGCTAGAAATGTATGTGTAACAGCTATAATAACTATAGGGCTTGTAATTATTATGTTAACCTTAGCAAAATACAGATATAGAATAAATAAGATGGAAGTATATAAAAATACTGTGGAGAATAATGTGTATAGCCCTATTGTACGGGGAAAACTTAAAATAAGTGCAGGAGTAGTCGGGGGTACTACTAAAAATATAACGATTGCAGAAAGTCCTAATAAAATTATTGAACTGATAAAGAATGATTCTCGAGTAAAAGCTATAGCAAGTATGAATTGTTATACATTTGATGAACAAAGCACTACCATAAAATGTCCAATAAATACTTTCAACTTAATAGAACATAATAAAGAAATATCAAGCATATTTAATTTTAGACTTGAAAAAGGAGTTTCATTTAGTGAATATCATTCTAAATGTTCAAATGCTGAAGTTAAGCCAATGCTTATTTCTAAGGCATTAGAAAAAATGAATCCAATAGGATCAATAGTAGAAATTAAAGCAGGTATATATAGGAATGGTGCTAGTTGCAAGTATAAAATCATAGGAGTTCTTGATCCTCAATATCCTACAATAGAAGAAATAAAAAATTATGAAATGGTAGATCCCTATAGAGAGTATACTGTCATAGTTGACGATAATGATTCTAGTATGAGTGGTGTTATTTTTATAAAGTTAAATGACACAACAACAGATTTGGAATTCAAAAAAAGTATAGATATGAAACTGGACAAAGATGAAGAGGTTTCATTGAATAATTTGAAGTCTGGTTTAGATTATATGCTTCTAAGTGTAGGTTTTGTAAGTAAGTATATTTTTTATGGAGTTATAATTTTAGCACTTACTTCTTTGGGGGTTCTGGCAATTTTCTTAACAGAGGTAGTAAAAAGGAAAAAAGAATTTGGTGTTAGGTTTACCTTAGGGGCTACCAATAAACATATAGAAAAGCTTATTTTGGGAGAAATGTTGGTCTTGTTTGTAACAGGAGGGGTTTTATCTCTAATATTCATGTTTTTAATAAGTAAAATATCTTCAGGTTTATTATTTGATTTTTATGTGCTGAAGATAGATTTGTTAATACTTTTCGTGCTTATGATAGGTTTATCATTGCCAATACTTTATAAAATACTTAGAATAAATCCTCTTGAAGTTATAAGTGGAAGGAGATAA